The nucleotide sequence GGCGCTGGCCCAGCAGACCGACCTGCTGCTGCTCGACGAGCCCACCACGTTCCTCGACGTCAGCCACCAGGTGGAGGTCCTCGACCTGCTCACCGACCTGAACCGCTCCCGCGGCACCACCATCGTGATGGTGCTGCACGACCTCAACCTGGGCGCCCGCTACGCCGACCACCTCATCGCCCTCGCCGGGGGCCGGCTGCACTCCGCCGGCGAGCCCAACGAGGTGCTCACCGAGGAGTGCGTGCGCACCGTGTTCGGCCTGGACTGCCAGGTGATCCCCGACCCCACCTCGGGCAAGCCGCTGATGCTGCCGATCGGGCGCCACCACGTCACCGCGGCGGCGCACCACTAGCGCCTAGGTGCCCGACCACGCCTTCCACAGGATGGCGTAGGGCCCGCCGGCCTCCACCAGCTCGGCGTGGGTGCCGGTCTCCACCACCCGGCCGTCGTCGAGCACCACCACCTGGTCGGCCGAGACGGCCTGGGTCAGGCGGTGGGCGATGGTCAGCGAGGTGCGTCCGCGGGTGGCGGCCAGCGCGGCCTGCTCCAGGTCACGGGCGCCCACCGAGCCGGCCTCGGCGGTGGCCTCGTCCAGCACCACCACCAGCGGGTCGGCCAGCACCACCCGGGCCAGCGCCACCTGCTGGGCCTGGGCGGGGGTGAGCACCGCGGCGCCGTCGCCCACCACGGCGTCCAGCCCGCTCGGCAGCGCCGCCACCCATCCGGTGGCCCCCACCTCGGCCAGCGCGGCCGACACCTGCTCGTCGCCGGCGGCCGGGGCGGCCAGGGTGAGGTTGTCGCGCAGGGTGCCGGTGAAGACGTGCACCTCCTGGCTCACCAGGGCCACGGTCGGACGGCCGTCCACCGGCTGCACCTGCGCCAGCGGCACGCCGCCCACCCGGATCTCTCCCGAGGTGGGCTGCAGCCGGCCCGCGACCGCAGCACCCAGGGTGGTCTTGCCCGCTCCGGTCGCACCCACCACGGCCACTCGCTGGCCGGCGGGCACGGTGAGGGTGACGTCGGCGAGCACGGCCCGGCCCGGGGTGTAGCTGTGGCCGAGCTGGTGCACGGTGACGGTGCTGTCCGCCGGGGCCAGCAGGCCCGCACGGACGGCCGGCGGGGGCAGCTGCGCCAGGCCCACCACCCGGGTCAGCGACGCTCCCGCCGACTGCACCTGGTCGAAGAGCATGATCACCGCGGCGATCGGGTTGAACAGGCGGTGGAAGAACAGCGCGGCCGCGGTGGCCGCACCCACGGTGCCCCAGCCGCCCCGCACCAGCACGAACCCGGTCCCCAGCACCAGCAGCAGCCCGATCAGCTCGGAGCGGTTGGTGCGCGCGCCGAAGCGGGTGAGCAGCCGGTAGACGTCCACGGAGATCTGCACCGACCGCCAGGAGGCCGCGTCCACCTTCTGCTGGTGGGCCTCGGCGATGCCGAAGGCGCGCAGGGTGCGGCTGGCGTGCATGCCGGTGAGGAACGCCTCGGCCCGCTCCCCGTTGGCGACGCGCTCGCGCCGGTAGTACGGCCCGGAGCGGGGCAGGTACCAGCGCAGCCCCAGTGCGTAGAACGGCAGGATGGCCAGGCCGGCGAGCCCGAGGCGCCAGTCCAGGGTGAACAGCCCGCCCGCGGTGAACACGATGGCCACCACCGAGGTGACCAGCAGCGGGATCGCGGTGGTGAGGGAGTCGGCCACCAGCCGGACGTCGTCGCCGATGCGGGAGAGCAGGTCACCCGAGCCCGCCTCCTCCAGCGTCGCGCTGTCCAGCCGCAGCGCGCGGTCCAGGGCCTCCTCGCGCAGCTCGGCCAGGGCCGGCTCGGCCACCCGGGCCAGCAGCAGGCTGGACAGCCAAGTGGTCACCCCGGTGGCCACCCCGGCGCCGGCGATCCAGGCCACGGCGACGGACAGCTGCCCGGAGGTGCCGCCGGAGGAGACCAGGTCCACGATGCGACCCAGCTGCACCGGCCCGACCAGCCCCGCCAGCCCACCCGCGGCGAAGGCGAGCAGGCAGGCCACCAGGGCGGCGCGGCGCTGGGTGAGCAGCCCGCGGGCCAGTCGCCAGGCCTCGCGCCCGGAGGCGATCGGCAGCAGCGTGCCGCTCATCGCAGCACCGCCTGCCGGTAGGCCTGCTGGTGGACGAGCTCGGGGTGGGTGCCGGTGGCGACCACCCGGCCCCCGCGCACGTGCAGCACCCGGTCGGCCTGGCTGAGCAGGGCCGGGCTGCTGGTGAGCACCACGGTGGTCCGCCCGGCGCGCACCGCCCGCAGCGCCTGCCCGATGCGCAGCTCGGTGACGGCGTCCACCGCGGTGGTGGGGTCGTGCAGCACCAGCACGTCGGCGTCGCCGGCCAGGGCGCGGGCCAGGCCCAGCCGCTGGCGCTGCCCGCCGGAGAGCGTGGTCCCGCCCACGGCCACCGGCTCGGCCAGGCCGAGCGGGGCGTGGTCCACCACGTCGTCGGCCGCCGAGGCGGTGAGCACCTCGCGCAGCTGCTCGGGGTCGAGGCGACCCAGCGGGTCGACGTTGGAGCCCAAGGTTCCCTCGAAGAGGTCGACGTGGTGGTCGGCGACCAGCAGCCGCCGCCGCACCGCCGTGGCGTCCAGGTCGGTCAGCCGCTGCCCGCCCAGGCACACGCTGCCGCGCTCGGGCACCGCCTCGCCGCGCAGCAGGGTCATCATGGCCACCGCGTCGGCGGGGTCCTCGGCCACCACGCCCACGATCTCGCCGGGCCGGGCCACCAGGCTCAGCGCCTGCAGCGGGCCGTGGTGCACCTCCTGCAGCTCGAGCGGGCCGTCGGCGTCGGGCTGGTCGCCGAACACCACCAGGTGCGGGCTCGCCAGCACGGCCACGATCCGACCGGCCGAGGCCTTCGACTTGGCGACCTGGGCGACCAGGTAGGCCAGCGTGCGCATCGGCTCGGCGATGAACTGGGCCAGCCCCACCACGGCGATCAGCTCGCCGACGCCCAGCTCGCCGTCCAGGGCCCGGGTACCGGCCAGCAGGGCCACCACGGCCAGGAAGATGCCGCTGAGCCCGGCGGTGACGCCGTAGAGCACGCCCTCCCAGCGGGCGGCGGAGACGGCGGCGCCCGCGGCCTCGCGGCTCTGCCGCTGGTAGCGGGCCAGCGCGGTGCCCTCGGCGCTGATGCCCTTGAGCGGGCGCAGCCCCTGCACCAGGTCGGTGGCCACGCCGATGGCCCGCCCGGACGCGGCCTGGCGCACCTCGCTGCGCCGGGCCAGGGCGGGGGCCAGCAGCTGGGTGCAGGCCAGCACCAGCGGGACCCCCACCAGCACCACCACCGCCAGGACCGGGTCGATGCTGGCCAGCACCACCGCGGTGACCACCAGCCCCAGCACCGCGGCCACGGCGTAGGTCACCTGCTGCAGCACCCCGCTGGCCATGTCCGCGTCGGCGGTGGCGACGCTGAGCAGGTCGCCGGGCGGCTGCTCGGTGCGCGCGCCCCGGTCGTCGAGCACGTGCGCGGAGACCTCCGTGCGCAGGCGGTGCCCCTCAGTCTGCGTGGCCCGGAAGCCGATCCGCGAGCCCAGCCGGTAGGAGGTGCTGAGCACCCCGAAGTGCACACAGAGGACGGCACCCCACAGCAGGGCGCGGGACACGTCGCCGGTGGCCACAGCAGCGTCGATGACCACGCCGATGAGGACGGGGACGAAGACCTCGCAGACCTGCCACACCGCGATCAGGGCGACCGAGCCGGCGAGCGGGCGGCGGTTGCGGTGCACCGCGCGGCGGAGCAGGGCCCCGGCAGTGGCAGGAGGAGACACCGCGTGAGGCTAGCCTAACGGCGGCACGATCTCCGCTGGCCCCAGGCGTGTTCGCTCCGGTGCGCCGCGGTCGGCCGGGGTGGCGCAGGTGCACGGCGCCGCCGCTCGGCTCGTCGTACTCTCGGTGTGAGCCGCACCCGAGAGGAGCCGCTCGTGCGCGCAACCCTGATGTACGGCGCCGGCGACGTCCGCGTGGAGCACGTCCCCGACTCGTCGATCAAGGAACCCACCGACGCGGTGGTGCAGGTGGCGCACTCCTGCATCTGCGGCAGCGACCTGTGGCCCTACCGCTCGCTGCCCCGCACCGACCACGGCCGGCGCATGGGACACGAGTTCATCGGCGTGGTGGCCGACGTCGGCGCCGAGGTGCTGGAGCTGCGGCGCGGTGACCTGGTGGTCGCCCCGTTCATGTGGGCGGACAACACCTGCGACTTCTGCCGGGAGAACCTGCAGACCTCGTGCCGGCACGGCGGCAACTGGGGTCACCACCGCGACGGTGGGCAGGGCGAGGCGGTGCGCTGCCCGCAGGCCCAGGGCACCCTGGTGCGCCTGCCCGTGGCCGCCGACTCCGCGCTGATGCCGTCCCTGCTCACGCTGTCCGACGTGCTCTGCACCGGCCACCACGCGGCGGTCTCGGCCCGGGTGGGCCCGCGCACCCAGGTCACCGTCATCGGGGACGGCGCGGTCGGGCTGTGCGCGGTGCTCGCGGCCAGGCGCCTCGGCGCGGAGCGGATCATCCTGATGGGCCGCCACCCCGACCGCACCGCCCTGGGCCGCGAGCTCGGCGCGACCGACGTGGTGGCCGAGCGCGGCGAGGAGGGCGTGGCGCTGGTGCGGGAGCTGACCGGCGGCGACGGCACCCACGCGGTGCTGGAATGCGTGGGCACGGCGGAGTCGCTGGGGATGGCCCTGGACGCGGTGCGCGACGGCGGTGCCGTGGGGCGGGTGGGGGGCCGCGCAGTACACCGAGGTGCCGATGGGCTTTGGCACCATGGCCCGCAACATCACACTCTCCGGCGGCGTGGCCCCGGCCCGGGCCTACATCAACACCCTCATGCCCGACATCATCGAGGGCGCCATCGACCCCGGCCGGGTCTTCGACGCACAGCTGCCGCTGGCGGAGATCGCCACGGGCTACGCGGCCATGGCCAACCGCGAGGCCCTCAAGGTCCGCGTCGTCCCCTGACCAGTCTCACTGGGAGGCAGCGCCCGTCCCCTGGCCGGCGGCGGCCACTCATACTCAGCACATGACTGATCGACATACTGCCGATGCCGTCGCCGACGTGCTCGCGGCCCGGTACAGCTGCCGCGGGTTCCTGCCGGAGGAGGTCCCCGAGGAGACCATGCGGACGATGTTCACCCGCGCCCAGCGCACGGCCTCGTGGTGCAACTCCCAGGCCTGGCAGGTGCACGTCTGCTCCGGGGAGCAGACCAGCCGCTTCGCCAAGGGCATCGCCGAGTGGGCTGCCACCCACCCGCAGCAGCCCGACCTGGAGCCGCCGGCGAGCTACGAGGGCGCCTACCTGGAGCGCCGCCGCAGCGCCGGGTTCGGGCTGTACCAGGCCATGGGCATCGGCCGGGACGACCCGGAGGGCCGGATGCGCCAGGGCGCGGAGAACTTCCGGTTCTTTGGCGCCCCGCACGTGGCGGTGATCAGCAGCCCCCGCGCGCTCGGCACCTACGGCGCCGTGGACTGCGGCGGCTACGTCGCCACCCTGCTCACCGTGGCCCAGAGCCTCGGGGTGGCCACCATCGCCCAGGCCGCCATCGCGCTGTACTCCGACTTCGTGCACGACTTCCTCGGCCTCGGTGACGACCGCTCGGTGGTGTGCGCAGTGTCGTTCGGCTACGCCGATCCTGCGCACCCGGCCAACTCCTTCCGCACCGACCGCGCCGAGCTCGACCAGGCGGTCACCTTCCTGCGCTGACGCCCGTGCGGCGCAGGAAGGTGACCGCGGCGCCGAGTCAGATCCCCCGCTGCACCACCGCCTGGGTGACCCGGTCGTCGATCGAGGAGACCGGGTTCTCCTTGCCCACCCACGAGTCGCCGCCGAAGTGCTTGGCGAAGATCTTCTCCGCCGTGCGGGTGGCGATGGCCTGCGTGGTCAGGGTGGGGTTGGGACCACCGAGGCTGTTCGCCAGGGCCGAGTTGTCGGTGATGTAGAGGCTCTTCACCCAGCGGGCCTCGGCGTCGGAGTCCAGCACGGAGTCCTGGTGGCTGATCCCCATGCGCATGCTCGACTGCACGTGCAGGATCAGCGGCGGCCAGTCGGAGCGGTGCACCGACTTGGCCCCGGCGGCCCGCATCAGCTCGACGGCCGTCCGCGTGCAGTGCTCGCGGTTGCGCCGAGTGCGGGCCGAGCGGGCGCGGTGGTTGATGGTGAGTCGCGGGACCCAACCGCCGTCGTCCGGGGGCAGGAACCCGGGCACCGTCACCCGGTTGCCGGGCTCGACGTCGTCATCGGTGATCACCAGCGCCCACAGCGTGCGGTCGGCGTCGGAGAGGGTGTTGAGCAGGTCGTGGCCGACGAGCCGGCCCATCGTGTCTGCCCCGGCCGAGCCGACCACACCACCGGCCCGGCCGTAGCCGTGGATGCCGGAGTCGCTGTAGTTCGCCGAGTACGCCTGCAGCGCGGGCGGCAGCGCCACCTGCTCGATCCCCCCGTACCCGGGCAGGTCGACCCGGGCGTTGGACCCGGCTCCCCCGGTCTGGCCGGTGTACTCGTCGAACACCCCGGCCACGCCGTCCAGGTGGTGGTCGGTCAGGCCCCGGCCCACCCAGTCGTTGGGGTTGGGCAGTCCGGAGTTGAACCACAGCCGGGGCGACTCGAGGGCGCCTGCTGCCAGCACCACCACCTTCGCCTGCGCCTCGTGGAACACCCCGTCGGTGGTGCGGAACCGGACGCCGTGCGCGGTGCGCTGGCCCCAGACGTCGTGCGAGAGGATCTGGGTGACCATGGCGTCGGTCACCAGGGTGACCGGCTTGCCGGTCGGTGACCACGCGTCGGCGGTGAGCATCATCGGGACGTAGGAGTTGTCGGTCGAGCGCCGGGCCTTGAGGTTGCGTGGTGCCCCGAGCGGCAGGTAGCAGCCCTGGTAGCAGTGACCGCACATGGTGCACCCCTGCGCCTCGGGGTAGTGCAGCCGCGCGTCGTCGTCGGTGCGTCCCGCGGTGCCCCCGGGCTGCAGGATCGCGTTCTGCTGGGCGCGGTGGGACGGGCCGGTGGTGTCCAGGGTGGTCTGGTGCGGCAGCCCGATGGCGGCGGCGCCGCGCAGGAAGATCTCCTCCTTCGCGCCCATGGGTGCGGTCTGGACGGGGAGGGTGGCTTCCACCCACTCGTAGTAGCGGCGCAGCTCCTCGTACCCGAAGGGAAACAGGTGAGCAGTATCGTACATGTCGCGGTCGGCGCCGTCGTAGCCGAGGAACGCCCCAGGGGCCGCGCGGGGTGAGTTGCCGAAGAAGTGCAGCGTGGTGCCACCCACTGCGGCCACCTGCCACACCCAGGAGTTCTGCGGGAGGTCCCGCAGCCAGGGTCCCTTGGACCGGTCGCCCGGGCCCTGTCGGAGGAACCCGGTGATGGGGTTGTTGGCGTCGTCCTCGAAGTGCGTCCACTCCTTCTCCGGGTCGGCGTAGCGCGGCCCGGCCTCGATCACCAGCACGTCGAGCCCGCGAGCGGCGAGCTCCTTGGCCACCACGGGGCCGCCGCCGCCGGAGCCGATGACGATCACGTCGGTCATGTCAGTCCTCCACGCGGTCGACGCCGCGGTAGTAGCCGAGAAATTCGTTGCGACCGTTGCTCACGCCCCGGTACTTGGTCAGCTCCCACCCCACCGGACGGCCGGTGAGGACGCGGCGCTGGCGGTCGAACGCCGAGTGCTCCGAGAACGCCGCGAAGGCGGCCAGCGTGGGGATGGCGTTGATGGCGAACTCGATGGGCAGCCCCGGCAGCCGCGGGTCGGTGTCCAGCAGCTCGAACACGTGCGCCTTGGCCTGGTGGCTCAGGTTGGCGAAGGGCGCGGCGAACGGTCCGTGGATGGACTGGGGAAACGCCGTCACCGTGAACAGGTTGACCAGCGCGGCGATGGCGATCGACCCGGTCTCCTCGATCCCGAGCAGCCCCTTGATCGGCTCGGGGATGGCCTCGTTGAAGGTCAGCTCGAGCGAGGCCGCCGTGCCCGGGGTGACCCCTCCGGGGCGATCGGTGGCCATGCCCTGGTGCTGGGAGTACCGGTCGTTGCCCGGCACCACGAACGCGAGAATGGCGTTGGTGGTGTCCCGCACTGCCGGCTCCAGCGGGTACGCGGCGGCCTCCGCGCCGGAGAAGATCCATCCCACGCTGGTCAGCGCCGCACCGGTCGCCGCCATTCCGGCGACGAATCGCCGTCGGCTCACCATTGCGTCTTGTGTTTCCACGCTCCACCCCCTGCGGTTCAAAACCCCTCGGTCGCCGAACAATACGAGAGATCGAACCGGCGCGCGGCACAAAGGAGTATTTGTACCGATGCGGAAACGCAGCGCAGTTTTTTACTACGTA is from Rhodococcus sp. X156 and encodes:
- a CDS encoding ABC transporter ATP-binding protein codes for the protein MSGTLLPIASGREAWRLARGLLTQRRAALVACLLAFAAGGLAGLVGPVQLGRIVDLVSSGGTSGQLSVAVAWIAGAGVATGVTTWLSSLLLARVAEPALAELREEALDRALRLDSATLEEAGSGDLLSRIGDDVRLVADSLTTAIPLLVTSVVAIVFTAGGLFTLDWRLGLAGLAILPFYALGLRWYLPRSGPYYRRERVANGERAEAFLTGMHASRTLRAFGIAEAHQQKVDAASWRSVQISVDVYRLLTRFGARTNRSELIGLLLVLGTGFVLVRGGWGTVGAATAAALFFHRLFNPIAAVIMLFDQVQSAGASLTRVVGLAQLPPPAVRAGLLAPADSTVTVHQLGHSYTPGRAVLADVTLTVPAGQRVAVVGATGAGKTTLGAAVAGRLQPTSGEIRVGGVPLAQVQPVDGRPTVALVSQEVHVFTGTLRDNLTLAAPAAGDEQVSAALAEVGATGWVAALPSGLDAVVGDGAAVLTPAQAQQVALARVVLADPLVVVLDEATAEAGSVGARDLEQAALAATRGRTSLTIAHRLTQAVSADQVVVLDDGRVVETGTHAELVEAGGPYAILWKAWSGT
- a CDS encoding ABC transporter ATP-binding protein yields the protein MSPPATAGALLRRAVHRNRRPLAGSVALIAVWQVCEVFVPVLIGVVIDAAVATGDVSRALLWGAVLCVHFGVLSTSYRLGSRIGFRATQTEGHRLRTEVSAHVLDDRGARTEQPPGDLLSVATADADMASGVLQQVTYAVAAVLGLVVTAVVLASIDPVLAVVVLVGVPLVLACTQLLAPALARRSEVRQAASGRAIGVATDLVQGLRPLKGISAEGTALARYQRQSREAAGAAVSAARWEGVLYGVTAGLSGIFLAVVALLAGTRALDGELGVGELIAVVGLAQFIAEPMRTLAYLVAQVAKSKASAGRIVAVLASPHLVVFGDQPDADGPLELQEVHHGPLQALSLVARPGEIVGVVAEDPADAVAMMTLLRGEAVPERGSVCLGGQRLTDLDATAVRRRLLVADHHVDLFEGTLGSNVDPLGRLDPEQLREVLTASAADDVVDHAPLGLAEPVAVGGTTLSGGQRQRLGLARALAGDADVLVLHDPTTAVDAVTELRIGQALRAVRAGRTTVVLTSSPALLSQADRVLHVRGGRVVATGTHPELVHQQAYRQAVLR
- a CDS encoding nitroreductase; the protein is MTDRHTADAVADVLAARYSCRGFLPEEVPEETMRTMFTRAQRTASWCNSQAWQVHVCSGEQTSRFAKGIAEWAATHPQQPDLEPPASYEGAYLERRRSAGFGLYQAMGIGRDDPEGRMRQGAENFRFFGAPHVAVISSPRALGTYGAVDCGGYVATLLTVAQSLGVATIAQAAIALYSDFVHDFLGLGDDRSVVCAVSFGYADPAHPANSFRTDRAELDQAVTFLR
- a CDS encoding GMC family oxidoreductase N-terminal domain-containing protein, with the translated sequence MTDVIVIGSGGGGPVVAKELAARGLDVLVIEAGPRYADPEKEWTHFEDDANNPITGFLRQGPGDRSKGPWLRDLPQNSWVWQVAAVGGTTLHFFGNSPRAAPGAFLGYDGADRDMYDTAHLFPFGYEELRRYYEWVEATLPVQTAPMGAKEEIFLRGAAAIGLPHQTTLDTTGPSHRAQQNAILQPGGTAGRTDDDARLHYPEAQGCTMCGHCYQGCYLPLGAPRNLKARRSTDNSYVPMMLTADAWSPTGKPVTLVTDAMVTQILSHDVWGQRTAHGVRFRTTDGVFHEAQAKVVVLAAGALESPRLWFNSGLPNPNDWVGRGLTDHHLDGVAGVFDEYTGQTGGAGSNARVDLPGYGGIEQVALPPALQAYSANYSDSGIHGYGRAGGVVGSAGADTMGRLVGHDLLNTLSDADRTLWALVITDDDVEPGNRVTVPGFLPPDDGGWVPRLTINHRARSARTRRNREHCTRTAVELMRAAGAKSVHRSDWPPLILHVQSSMRMGISHQDSVLDSDAEARWVKSLYITDNSALANSLGGPNPTLTTQAIATRTAEKIFAKHFGGDSWVGKENPVSSIDDRVTQAVVQRGI